The DNA sequence ACTGCAGTACCGAGAGCCAGAGCGGCGAGAGTCTTTTTCAACATGCGTGTTGTTCCTTTGGAGTTGAGGTTGAGAATCAGGCTTTGCGCCCCAGCATTCGCGCAAGGGTCGCGTCACGGTCAATGAAGTGATGTTTCAAGGCAGCCAATGCATGGATACCGGCAAAAATCACCAGTGCCCAGGCCACGTAGAAATGGATGACACCCGCCACATCGGCCTGATCAGGAATGCTGCTGATCAACGCCGGCACTTCGAACAGTCCGAATACCGGAATACCAACGCCATCGGCGGTCGAAATCAGGTAACCGGAAATCATCACGGCGAAAAGGCCGAGATACAGCAGCCCATGACCGAACCTGGCCCCCAGACGCGTCACGGGGCCATGGTTGGCCGGGGAAGGCGGCGGGGGACTGACGCAACGCCACAACAGGCGTAGCAACATCAGTGCAAAAAGCGTCAGGCCGATGCTTTTGTGCAGGTCCGGAGCGTCCTTGCGCCACGGGCTGTAGTAGTCGAGACCGACCATCCACAGGCCCAGAGCGAACAGGCCGAACACTACAAGGGCGATGCCCCAGTGCAGCGCAATGCTGACCAGGCCATATCGAGAGGTAGAGTTATGCAGTTGCATTGCGGCTTTCCTGTAAGAACTGTGCTCATGACTATCTATTTGTCTATCGAGTTAAAGCGGAAAATTTCGCTTTGAAATATCGAGAAATATGATCAGTAGTCTCGGACGAGTGCGTTAAGGAAACATTAACAGCCGCTTCAGTACAACAGTTTGATGGCAGAACCGGCCCTTGTTCAGTGGCCGGTTCAGGCATGGCGCGATTGGACAATCGCGCCTGAGGAGGTGACGAAGGGCGTTATCAAGTCTTGGCGTCAGCTACTGACGCAGGCTTGGTTGCCGTCTTTTTGGCTGTTTCAGCCTTGGCCGGTGCTTTCTTCACTGGCACGGTGGTTTTCTTCGCCGCTGCGGTTTTTGCGTCCGGCTTTTTAACGGGCTGGGCTTTTACCGGCGCCTTTTTGATCGGCGCCGCCTTTACCGGCTCAATTCTGGCCTGCGGTGCAACGGGTGCAGCCACCGGTGTCGGTGCCACGGCCGCTGGTGGCACAGTCGGTTGTGGCGTTGCTTCTACGGCTTTCTCGACCGGTTTGCTGGCAGGTTTGTCCGAGCCGCCGAACAGGCTGGAGAAGAACCCCCCCTTGCTTTCCTTGGCCCCGACCGCAGCTGCGGCAGCAGCAGCTGGCGCAACCTTGGCCAGATCAGAGGATTTGCCTGCGGCCAGGTCCTGGACCTGACCAGCCGCCCGTTGACCACTGCGCAGCGCGCCTTCCAGCGTACCCGGGTACAGCGCGTCGGTATGCTCACCGGCGAAGACTACCCGTTGCACCGGGCGCTCCCACAGACGCCAGTATTTGCTGATCTGGCCAGGACCGAAGGCCAGATAGGCGCCACCGGTAGTCGGGTCGGTGCTGTACCGGCGGATCTCATAGCCGGTGAAGGCACCCCGCGCCTGCGGGTAAAAGGCGTGCAGGCGGATCAGCACCTGGTCAACCATCTGCTTGTCGCCAAAGGCCTGCAACAGACGGGCGTTATCGCCGGACAGGTTGATCACCACATTGGCCCCGCCCTTGAGGGCCGGCTCGATCCAGAGCATGCCCAGACCGGTGTTGCTGTAGATCTCGCCGGACAGGCGCGCCTTGCTTTCCCAGACCGGCGTCTTGAACTTGAGCATCACTTGATCGCGCCAGCCGTAGTTGGTGCCTTTGATTGCATTGAGGTGCAGCGTGTCCAGAGCCGGTGTCAGTTGAATCTTGTTCAAGGCACGCAGCGGCACCGCCAGCACGACGTAGTCGGCCTGATAGGCGACCGCGCCGACCTTCACGGTTACACCGTCCTTGTCCTGGGTAATCGCCGAGACCGGCGAGCTGGTCTTGATGGTTTTCAACTGCTTGACGAAGGCCTGGGCCAGCACCGGACTACCGCCAGGCAATCGCGCCGCACGCAGGTCTCGGTCGCTGATACCACGGTAGACTCGGGTCTGCTGTGCAAAGTACAGCAGCGACAGGCGCGAAGGTTCATCATAGCGAGTACGAATCTGCTGGTTGATCAGCTGGCGTGCCGTTTTCGGCAACTGCAGCTTCTCCAGCCAGGTCGACACGTTGATCTGGTCAAGGGCGAACAGGGTGCTGTTGGCTGCCGGATTCTCCGGGTCGCTGATGGAGCGGGCCAGGTCGTCCAGCGTCTGTTCGTAGCGTTTGAGTGCTTCGGCGGTAGCCGGCTGCCTGGTTGCCAGATCTGCGGCAGTGAAATGTTCACCATCGATCAGATAACTGTGAACCCGGACAAATTCCGGCGCCGGCAGGGTCGTCAGCTTGAACGTGTCCAGGTACTTGTTGAGGATCGGTTGGGCCTTGCTGTTGCCGATCCATTCGCTGGTGGCCAGCCCCGAGCGCCCACCCAGGCTCGTCCTGGCTTCAAGCAGCGTCACTTGCCAGCCTTTGTTCTGCAGCTCGTAGGCCGCCGTCAGTCCCGACAAACCACCACCGACAACGATTGCCGTCGGTTGTTGGTCCTTGCCCAGCGCCGCAACGCTGAACAGCCCTATCATCACCAGCGCACAGGCGCGCAGCCAACCAGCAGACATTTGGCGAACTCCGGATCAAGGGGAAAATTCCCCCGAAAGGTCAAATAATCGCGCAGGATACGCCACGCTCCGAGGCCCTGCCAGCAGTGAACTCAGGGCGTTCGCAAAGCATAGTTTGGTATTGGTGGGTTGTCCCGTGGCCGGGCATTGCATAGGCTTGCGCCATCGTTTGCCGAGCACGTCCAACCGTTGCTGCCAGGAGAGAAAAAATGGGCCTCAATAACCAGTGGATGCAACGCGACCTCGCGGTCCTGTGGCACCCCTGCACCCAGATGAAAGACCACGAACAACTGCCGCTGATCCCCATCAAGCGCGGCGAAGGCGTCTGGCTCGAAGACTTCGAGGGCAAGCGCTACCTCGATGCCGTCAGCTCCTGGTGGGTCAATGTGTTCGGCCATGCCAACCCGCGCATCAACCAGCGGATCAAGGATCAGGTCGATCAACTCGAGCATGTCATCCTGGCCGGTTTCAGCCATCAACCGGTGATCGAACTGTCCGAACGCCTGGTGAAGTTGACGCCCGAAGGGCTGACCCGGTGCTTCTACGCCGATAACGGCTCATCGTGCATTGAAGTCGCGCTGAAAATGAGCTTTCACTATTGGGTCAACCGCGGCCAGCCGGACAAGAAGCGCTTCGTCACCCTGACCAACAGCTACCACGGCGAAACCATCGCCGCGATGTCGGTGGGTGACGTGCCCTTGTTCACCGAAACCTACAAGGCGCTGCTGCTCGATACCATCAAGGTACCCAGCCCCGATTGTTACCTGCGCCCCGAGGGCATGGGCTGGGAAGAGCACTCGCGGAACATGTTCGTGGCCATGGAGCAGACCCTGGCCGACCATCACGCCAGTATCGCCGCGGTGATCGTCGAACCCCTTATCCAGGGTGCCGGTGGCATGCGCATGTACCACCCGGTTTACCTCAAGCTGCTGCGCGAGGCCTGCGACCGGTATGGCGTGCACCTGATCCACGACGAAATCGCGGTAGGCTTTGGCCGTACCGGCACGATGTTCGCCTGCGAACAGGCCGGTATCCGCCCTGACTTCCTTTGCCTGTCCAAGGCACTCACCGGCGGTTACTTGCCACTGGCGGCCTGCCTGACCACTGACGAGGTTTATAGCGCCTTCTACGACGATTATCCGACCCTGCGCGCCTTCCTGCATTCGCACAGCTATACCGGCAACCCGCTGGCCTGCGCGGCGGCCCTGGCGACCCTGGATATCTTTGAACAAGACAACGTCATCGAAAACAACAAGGCCCTGGCCCAGCGCATGGCCAGCGCCACCGCGCACCTGGCCGACCATCCGAACGTTGCCGAAATTCGTCAGACCGGTATGGTCCTGGCCATCGAGATGGTCCAGGACAAGGCCAGCAAGACCGCCTATCCGTGGCAAGAGCGACGCGGCCTGAAAGTCTTCCAGCACGCGCTGGAGCGCGGCGCCCTGCTTCGCCCCCTGGGCAGCGTGGTGTACTTCCTGCCGCCTTACGTGATTACCCCTGAGCAGATTGATTTCCTCGCCGAAGTCGCCAGCGAAGGCATCGACATCGCCACCCGCTCGGACCTCAGCGTGGCGGTCAATGCCCAGTTCCATCCGGGCTTCCGCGATCCAGGCTAACCCCATTTCAGGGCGCAGCGATGCGCCCACCTTTTTTTACAGAGTCAGACCATGAGATTGTCCCGCTTTTTCATCGATGCCCACCTGAGCCTGGGTGAACAGGAACTGCCCGAAGCCCAGGCCCACTATATCGGCCGGGTGTTGCGCATGGCCGAAGGCGATGCCGTGCAATTGTTCGACGGCAGCGGCCAGGAATACCGAGGCCAATTGCTGGAGGTCGGCAAGAAACGTGTGCGGGTTCAGCTCAGTGAGCAATTCGCGGGTCAGGTTGAATCGCCCTTGCACATTCATCTCGGCCAGGGCCTGTCCCGTGGCGAGCGGATGGACTGGGCGATTCAGAAGGCCACGGAGCTGGGTGTCAATGAAATCACCCCGATCGTCAGCGAACGCTGCGAGGTTCGCCTCAAGGACGAGCGCGCAGACAAACGCCTGGCCCACTGGCGGCAGATTGCGATCAGCGCCTGCGAACAGTGTGGTCGCTCAAAAGTACCGGTGATCCATGCCCCCTTGATCCTGAGCGACTGGCTCAAGCAGAGCGATGCCGAGCTGAAACTGGTTCTGCACCCAGTGGCCGAGCCGCTGGTCAGCCATGCGAAACCCGCGAGCCTGGCTTTTTTGATCGGCCCCGAAGGTGGCTTGACCGATAACGAAGTGGACCAGGCCAAGGCGGCCGGATTCCACGCCGCTCGCCTGGGCCCGCGCGTATTGCGCACCGAAACCGCTCCGGTGGTCGCGCTGGCGGTTGCCCAGCAACTCTGGGGGGATTTCTAAAGCACGTAAAAAAAAATCGCCACGAAGTGCAGCAGGCTCCCGGCGATGACAAACAAGTGCCAAATGCCATGCCAATGCCGGAAACGGCTGTCATAGGCAAAAAAGATAATACCGACGGTGTAGAACACCCCGCCCGCGGCCAACCAGGTGAACCCTGCCAGGCCAAGGGCGGCCAGCAGCGGCTTGACCGCAACCAATACGATCCAGCCCATCAGCGCATAGATGATGATCGACAACACCCGCGCTTCAGAGCGCGGCTTGATTTCCTGAAGCATGCCGATCAACGCCAATCCCCAAACCACCCCGAACAAACTCCAGCCCCAGGGGCCACGGAGCGTGACCAGGCAGAACGGCGTGTAACTACCGGCAATCAACAAATAGATCGACAGATGATCGAGCTTGCGCATGATCACCTTCGCTCGCCCCTGCAAGCTGTGATAGACCGTGGAAATGCTGTAGAGCACCAGCAAGGTAACGCCATAGATCGCCATGCTGACGATCTTCCATGGATCCCCTTGCAGGCTCACCGCCACCAGCAGCCAGACAACCCCGATAAAAGCCAGCACGGCACCCACCAGGTGGGTCCAGGCGTTGAAACGCTCGCCGTGGTACATGCGGTCATGTCCTCCTGAGTATGCCTCTCGCGTTCCCGTGCTCCGCGTGGGAACGAGGTTCAAGCCAGCCCCGCTTCCACCAGCAACTGCTCCAGGGCAACCAGATCCGGCACCCTGGCCACCTGCTCGCCGACTTGCACGGCTGCCCGCTCCAGCGGTTGCAGCGGCACATCTACATAGTTCAATTGGCTATCGAGCTTGCACGAGCGAGGAATACCCTGGAGCAACAAGGCGATGAAGCGCAGCGGGCTCCCGCCCAAGGCGTTGAGCACGACGATGCGCGCCCGCTCGCCGATCACCGCCTGCCCCGTACAGGTTGCCTCGAAGCTGATCAGGGGCACCTGCTGGTTGCGCCAGCTGATCCATCCAAGACACCAGGCGTGTTCGGACGGCCCCGCCGTGGCGGCCTGGTAGCCGATCAGCTCGGCGACGGCAACGTTCGGCAACAGCAGACAGCGGTCGGCAAGTGGCAACAGCAACCCGGTCAAACTGCTGCGCGTTGCCCCCGACAGATGATCAAGCATGGCTTCTGCTCCACTGGGCGATGCTCTCGAGCAGCACCGACTCCTGGTAGGGTTTGCCCAGGTAGTCGTTGACACCGACGGCCATGGCCCGGTCCCGGTGTTTCTGTCCGGTACGCGAGGTGATCATGATAATCGGCAAGTCCTTCAGCCGAGCATCGCGACGCACCTGCGCCGCCACTTCAAAGCCGTCCATGCGCGGCATCTCGATGTCCAGCAGCAGGATGTCCGGGATGTGTTCCTGCAGCAAGGCCATGGCATCGACACCATCCTTTGCAGTCAGTACGTTCATGCCATGGCGTTCGAGCAGCCGGCTGGTCACCTTGCGCACCGTTACCGAGTCGTCGACCACCAGTACCAGCAAAGGCCTTGGCTGTTCGAGATCGGCAACACGTGTCGGCACAGATTCACCGCGCGACAAGACCTGTGCACCATGCCGGGCCTGATGCACACGAATCTGGGCGAGCAGATCGAGAATCAGCACGACGCCCCCATCGCCCAGGATGGTTGCGCCGGAGAGCCCCTGCACGGCGGCGAATTGCGGCCCCAGGCTTTTGACCACGATCTCGCGCGAGCCAGCTACCGCATCGACCTGGACCGCAAACTGTTGGTCATGGGAATGCACCAGCAGCACTGGCAGCGGCAAGCTCTGGCCGAGCAATCCGGGTTGGCGGG is a window from the Pseudomonas sp. LS1212 genome containing:
- a CDS encoding hemolysin III family protein → MYHGERFNAWTHLVGAVLAFIGVVWLLVAVSLQGDPWKIVSMAIYGVTLLVLYSISTVYHSLQGRAKVIMRKLDHLSIYLLIAGSYTPFCLVTLRGPWGWSLFGVVWGLALIGMLQEIKPRSEARVLSIIIYALMGWIVLVAVKPLLAALGLAGFTWLAAGGVFYTVGIIFFAYDSRFRHWHGIWHLFVIAGSLLHFVAIFFYVL
- a CDS encoding adenosylmethionine--8-amino-7-oxononanoate transaminase, which gives rise to MGLNNQWMQRDLAVLWHPCTQMKDHEQLPLIPIKRGEGVWLEDFEGKRYLDAVSSWWVNVFGHANPRINQRIKDQVDQLEHVILAGFSHQPVIELSERLVKLTPEGLTRCFYADNGSSCIEVALKMSFHYWVNRGQPDKKRFVTLTNSYHGETIAAMSVGDVPLFTETYKALLLDTIKVPSPDCYLRPEGMGWEEHSRNMFVAMEQTLADHHASIAAVIVEPLIQGAGGMRMYHPVYLKLLREACDRYGVHLIHDEIAVGFGRTGTMFACEQAGIRPDFLCLSKALTGGYLPLAACLTTDEVYSAFYDDYPTLRAFLHSHSYTGNPLACAAALATLDIFEQDNVIENNKALAQRMASATAHLADHPNVAEIRQTGMVLAIEMVQDKASKTAYPWQERRGLKVFQHALERGALLRPLGSVVYFLPPYVITPEQIDFLAEVASEGIDIATRSDLSVAVNAQFHPGFRDPG
- a CDS encoding cytochrome b; this encodes MQLHNSTSRYGLVSIALHWGIALVVFGLFALGLWMVGLDYYSPWRKDAPDLHKSIGLTLFALMLLRLLWRCVSPPPPSPANHGPVTRLGARFGHGLLYLGLFAVMISGYLISTADGVGIPVFGLFEVPALISSIPDQADVAGVIHFYVAWALVIFAGIHALAALKHHFIDRDATLARMLGRKA
- a CDS encoding chemotaxis protein CheW; amino-acid sequence: MLDHLSGATRSSLTGLLLPLADRCLLLPNVAVAELIGYQAATAGPSEHAWCLGWISWRNQQVPLISFEATCTGQAVIGERARIVVLNALGGSPLRFIALLLQGIPRSCKLDSQLNYVDVPLQPLERAAVQVGEQVARVPDLVALEQLLVEAGLA
- a CDS encoding flavin monoamine oxidase family protein; this translates as MSAGWLRACALVMIGLFSVAALGKDQQPTAIVVGGGLSGLTAAYELQNKGWQVTLLEARTSLGGRSGLATSEWIGNSKAQPILNKYLDTFKLTTLPAPEFVRVHSYLIDGEHFTAADLATRQPATAEALKRYEQTLDDLARSISDPENPAANSTLFALDQINVSTWLEKLQLPKTARQLINQQIRTRYDEPSRLSLLYFAQQTRVYRGISDRDLRAARLPGGSPVLAQAFVKQLKTIKTSSPVSAITQDKDGVTVKVGAVAYQADYVVLAVPLRALNKIQLTPALDTLHLNAIKGTNYGWRDQVMLKFKTPVWESKARLSGEIYSNTGLGMLWIEPALKGGANVVINLSGDNARLLQAFGDKQMVDQVLIRLHAFYPQARGAFTGYEIRRYSTDPTTGGAYLAFGPGQISKYWRLWERPVQRVVFAGEHTDALYPGTLEGALRSGQRAAGQVQDLAAGKSSDLAKVAPAAAAAAAVGAKESKGGFFSSLFGGSDKPASKPVEKAVEATPQPTVPPAAVAPTPVAAPVAPQARIEPVKAAPIKKAPVKAQPVKKPDAKTAAAKKTTVPVKKAPAKAETAKKTATKPASVADAKT
- a CDS encoding 16S rRNA (uracil(1498)-N(3))-methyltransferase, which produces MRLSRFFIDAHLSLGEQELPEAQAHYIGRVLRMAEGDAVQLFDGSGQEYRGQLLEVGKKRVRVQLSEQFAGQVESPLHIHLGQGLSRGERMDWAIQKATELGVNEITPIVSERCEVRLKDERADKRLAHWRQIAISACEQCGRSKVPVIHAPLILSDWLKQSDAELKLVLHPVAEPLVSHAKPASLAFLIGPEGGLTDNEVDQAKAAGFHAARLGPRVLRTETAPVVALAVAQQLWGDF